Proteins found in one Gordonia sp. PDNC005 genomic segment:
- a CDS encoding cupin — protein sequence MHWTDQPYMWHVNDGPEVFVVLDGAVDMHYRVDGEEHVERLTPGTVCCVEVGDEHIAHPAPEARILVVEQAGSV from the coding sequence ATGCACTGGACCGATCAGCCGTACATGTGGCATGTGAACGACGGCCCCGAGGTGTTCGTGGTCCTTGACGGTGCGGTGGACATGCACTACCGGGTGGACGGTGAAGAGCACGTCGAACGGTTGACTCCGGGAACAGTGTGCTGCGTCGAAGTGGGCGATGAGCACATCGCGCATCCCGCACCGGAAGCGCGAATCCTTGTGGTCGAGCAGGCGGGCAGCGTCTGA